The Megalobrama amblycephala isolate DHTTF-2021 linkage group LG16, ASM1881202v1, whole genome shotgun sequence genome includes the window caagaatcttgaaaaaaaaaaatcattaagcagcaaaacactgataagaaaaacaatatgcaccaaatcagcatattacaatgatttctgaaggatcatgtgacactgaagactggagtaatgatgctgaaaattcagctttgcatcacaagaaaaaaataacatttaaaatatatattcaaaattattttaaattgaaataatatttcagaatattgctgtttttactgtatttttgatcaattaaatgcacccttggtgagcaaaatCTCAcagacaccaaacttttgaacggtagtttaCTCGTAGTCACCTTTAAAAAGGAATGGCATTCACGTTTTATTCAGGCCTTGCAAAATGTTCTACAGCCTTTTGCTGATAGTCACACTGAATTTAAACTGGTTTTGAAAATAGTTTTATTATCCTGAAGAACTCCAGTGTCTCCTGCAAGGTAACTGGTTTTAGTTTTTATCTAAACATTTTATCTaaacatttccttttttttattgtagaagggtttcaaaaatatttaagatgTTTCTTTCAAACCatttagaattattttattggtaacacttcacCATAAGGTTCATTTGACATTAGTTAACGCATTATCGTAAACTAACAatgcacaatacatttaaagcatttatttatctaggttaatgttaatttaataatacatttttaacatttcaagatGTATCATTTCAGTTAAAGTTTagttaaaactttattaaattttaattaatgtaatatgatctaacatgaattaacaatgaacaatagtgTATATTACAAATTAACGTTAAtctagatttttaaatgttgtttaaaaaaaagttgtaatgCTCTACCTAATGTTAAGAAAttgaaccttactgtaaaaaGTGCTACCTTTTCTATTTACTGATCCCTGAAATTGATTAGCTTAGTTAAATAATATCACAGACTAGCAGTCCACACAGTTTAGTCAGTCTTTAAGAACTTTGGGTTTTTGCTCTTACAGATTTCTAATATATTTCTCTCTTGTTCCCCCTCCACCCCCCATCCGCCCACTCACGTCACCACCCACCTCCCATTTCTCCCCCATTTCACCACCTCCTCCCTCCACAGTCGCTATCTATCTGGGTATCAAAAAGCGGCAGAGCCCCGGACCCCCCGATGCGGCTGGGATGTGAGGGTGCGGAGCCCGCGGGACCCGGCCGAGGTGGTTCTGGCGCTGCGGGAGGCGGCGCAGGGCTGCGGTTGCCAGGTCCACCAGGCCGGGCCCTTCCTCCTCTCCTGCACCCATGGAGCCGCTGGATCCCGCGTTGCCTTCGAAGCAGAGGTTTGCCAGCTGCCCAACGGCCCCGCAGAGACCAGCGGTGTTCGATTTAAGCGCCTATGGGGGGCACCGCTTGCCTTTCGGGACATCGCCACCAAAGTGTCCAAAGAACTCGAACTCTGAGGGCAACAGGGGGTGGAGGGCAGGGACAAAAGCATGGGACAGAAAGATGGGATGATTGGAAGTAGCCCCGCCCACACCCCCGCCCCCTCTAAGCCTACAAAGACTGGCACACACACATTGAGAACTGGGCACCTGTTCACACAAAAGCCCTGCTGAAGGAACTCCCTTTACCGGGTCTGTTTTACCGCTGATTTTACCTGGTATCTTAGCCATGTTGTTTTGTAacaccgtttttttttttttttgcgtgttCACTCTGTACATTGTCAGTCCTTTTCAACTGCTGCTATTTAACTCATTTTTTGGTTTCTATTCTTCTGCTGTGCTGGCGAGAAgagtatgttttattttatcctCATTTCAGTAACCATATTCACAAAAAAACACGTGATGCCACACCATTTCGAACCGTAGACAACATGCGGAGCCGCTGACAATGCAAGTGCTGAAAGTGATAGCAATTTCtcctaattttttttaatgatctgTCCTTGTTGGTTGTTTTAGCCATCAAACTTGCCAGTGATGCAGGTTGAGTAAGTGATGTCTGCTTTCCTGAGCCTCCTTGTTTTTAGATTCGTCATATTACATGGTCACACCGTAGCACTTTAGGGCTGAGTGAGCAACATCACCTGTTTTAAAGCAGTTCTCCCTTGAAATGGTGCAATTTACCCTGTTGAGCCAAGTTGAGACACAGTGCTCTTTGTGTTGCTCTTGTATGTGTTACGCTGATGAGAAACCTCTGTTATCTTGCCGGAAGTGCACTCTGCTGAATGGCTACAAACAGACTGTTGACTTTGTTTATCTCTGATTTGACATAGTAAGTCCTCATCGTCAAGATTGGAATATGTCAGAGCTGTGCAATGTGAGAAAATGCAAGAATGATTAATACAATATTTGTCTGAAATCCAGTGATTTGTGTGTCTGTTTATTTAGtagctttctttctttttgtttgcgtggcaaacaaacacttttcaaacagtttgatttaaatttaacaaagatatttacataatgaagatttttaaaatattaggaATGTATAACAATGAGGGtattataatctaaaataatcaaattaattaataattaaaattttcagTTAGTGAATTAAGTATAAGACATATTTACCATTGTACCAgcaatttcttttaatttattgCAGGTTGGAAATTGTGTATGATTTTCAAATATACTAACACATTATAATTCAAGCAATCATTGATCTGGCTTTATTATAACCAAAAGAAATGACAAATCATGTTTGCTTGAATTATTGTTGACTGCCATTGTGCTATTCGGTACAAATAACTGATCTTTTAGTGCCTGTAATGTCTGTTGGTTCAGCTTAGCTGATTGAATTCATAAAGGTGTGCTTAAAGTTTCAATTAAATATTGACGTCCAGTTTTGAGAATTCTGAATAAATTCCCCACAATAATAGTCATAAATGTACATACATAAAATTTAAGTTTGTAGCTGTGTAGAGGTAAAAACCAAGACTTGCAAAGAATGTAAAGACTTAAAACAGGTTGATTGTTACATGGGGCTGTTTATTAACTTTGtacaaccaaaaaaaaatgagtttagGTGAATACAACATAGCTAGGGTTTTCTAGCTATGTGGAGGTTTGATCCCAGGATGTTACAAGAGGAACAGGAAGATAAGGAAAAGTCCAAGAAAAAGAAGACGACAGGAAAGAAAGGAAGGAGGAAAAAAGTAGGAAAAAGGGAGCAGGGTGGATTGTCTCTTGGAAAAGTCAAGGTGGCATGACTGCATgaaagaacaaataaaaaaagaaaagcactTTTGCCATTTTACTTCTGGGCAGGGATCATGTCATCGATGGACTCGCCCTTCTCCAGTTTCTTTTCCATTTCAACCATAAGCTTCACACCATCGACTACCAGCTGCACCTGCTGCACCTCGGAGGAGCCCAGACGGTCAGCGTTGGAGATGTCAAACACACCACCGACAGAGGCAGTGTCCACACCACCTGGATAATAAAGGTACGAAGAGTCGCTCAAATAGATGATCACAGTGTAACACTCTGCCATTTTATACGTTCAATGAATTCAAGCTCACCTGTGCCACGCTTCTGAAGACGCAGTCTGGTCAGGATCTCCTCGAATTTGGCATGTGTGCTGAGTTTAGGCAGCTTGACGTGCACACCACCACGAAGGCCGGTACCCAAGTTAGAGGGGCAGGTCAGGATGAAACCAAGATGCTCGTTCCACATGAAACCGTGGTTGTGCTTCTTGAAGACGTCCTCAATCTGCAATATACAAGGAGTCAGGCCTTTGGTTGCTCATCTTTGCATTAGATGGCCAAAAGATTAAAAGTACAGTCTGATTAGGTAGTAAATAATGGGATTTACCTTCTGCAGGCCAACGCAGAACCTCTTAAAGACCTCCTTCATGTTGCCACCCTTCTGCATGGAGATGACACGCAGGTGATCCTCCTCGTTCACCCACACAAGGAAGGTCTTGTTGTCGTTGTGCCAGATGCCTCTTGCGTCAGGCCAGTCGCGGGCCATGCCAGCAGCCAACAGCAGTGGGGACACAGGCTTGTCAAACAGGAAGTGGTCAGCAATGAGCTGCTCTTGCTCCTTGTCAGTCATGTCCTTCAGAGGGTAGTACTTGCCCTTGAACTCGCCATCCAGGCTGTTCAGAGCTGTGAGAGGAACAATGTGAATGTCAGTAAGACCAGGCATGTTGCTTTGTAGAAGTCAGTACATGACATGACTGAGACTCACCCTCAATGGACAGCTTCTCCACCTTTCTACGCTCACCACGGCTGTTGTGGGGAGGCAGGGTGATTCCCTTGATGCTGCGGCCGGTACGCACACGGCTGCTCAGAACGTAGTTGGGGTCAAGGTCATCACCACCCTGCACACAGGAAAA containing:
- the ckmb gene encoding creatine kinase, muscle b, with the protein product MTKNCHNDHKMKFALEEEFPDLSLHNNHMAKVLTKDIYDKLRGKSTPSGFTLDDCIQTGVDNPGHPFIMTVGCVAGDEESYEVFKELFDPIISDRHSGYKPTDKHHTDLNWENLKGGDDLDPNYVLSSRVRTGRSIKGITLPPHNSRGERRKVEKLSIEALNSLDGEFKGKYYPLKDMTDKEQEQLIADHFLFDKPVSPLLLAAGMARDWPDARGIWHNDNKTFLVWVNEEDHLRVISMQKGGNMKEVFKRFCVGLQKIEDVFKKHNHGFMWNEHLGFILTCPSNLGTGLRGGVHVKLPKLSTHAKFEEILTRLRLQKRGTGGVDTASVGGVFDISNADRLGSSEVQQVQLVVDGVKLMVEMEKKLEKGESIDDMIPAQK